The genomic region TCCATCTTTACGTAAAACCTAAGCAAGATTTTCGGTACACTGAAGtagcgttcccacgacagtcggttctacgttaccggaacgacccggacttatattcggccaaggactgtcacttcagcagcattccccatatatgtatggggaatttttatgctgctacaagaacaacaacgGCCGACGTTTCGCCTTATATATTACCCGCTGTCCTTTGTGTTGGAAGTTATGTGGGAACAGGAGGAAAGGCAGCTACCAAAGGTCGCTCATAATAACTAAGGGAAGAAATATTATTGGAGAAATAGACTTATTGTACTAAATATATTCATAGGTATTTCTAGATCACGATAAGAAGCATTTTGATGTCGAAATTGCACCCATGTCTAATGAGAAAAGGCTAAGGCattcgcagatttctctttttggtgtttttaataTGTAAAATTGGTTGAGTTACACtttttagttaatatttttatagatctAACATTTCAAATCTATATGAGCCAATATTTTAcagaatattcaatttttttagataCAAAATGGCATCTCCCGCACTTAAAGACCTCCCCAAAGTAGCTGAAAACTTGAAAAGTCAACTTGAAGGCTTTAACACTGATAAGTTAAAGAACGCCAGTACACACGAAAAAATTGTACTCCCCACTGCGGaaggtaattttttataaatatatatattgcaaTATATTTAATCCACTTTTACCATTTTAGATGTGGCTGCTGAAAAGACCCAGCAATCTTTAATTTCTGGGATAGCAGCTTTTGATCCATCAAACTTGAAGCACACTGAAACTAATGAAAAGAATCCCTTGCCCGATAAGGAAGGTAAGATTATTGTGAACTAACATTATTACTACCAACATCACTAAGATTATTACTAGAAATAGACAAACAATATTTGATATCTTAAAGCACCTGAAtcccaaacaaacaaaaaatatttaaaaaggcaAAGTAGAGCTGTAGTATATTACGTATTTACTTGACGAAAAAACCCATtattgaaaatgagcttcacTAAACCTTTATTTTGTACTTTATTGTTTACAGCAAtcgaaaaggaaaaggaaaagaatCAACTTATTTCTggcattgaaaattttgattctaaaaaattaaaacacactGAGACATGCGAGAAGAATCCTCTACCTACGAAGGAAGTTATTGAAGAGGAAAAGAAAGCTTAAAATCAAATCTGATAAAgcattcacttaattttttattgaatgctATACTTTTACTCAttcctaatatataatattactgaAAGAGATACTACTTTATGAGaggaattttataattttgcatatttataataaatataaaaaaatcataaaaaacgtCCGAATATTTTGCAGGTTgttatattcatataaaaaacgGTATGTAATGCGTAAGTTTGTGATCCATTTGGATTAGTTTACCTTTTATAAGTGAGAAATATTGTAAGGCAACGATATTTTTTAATCTGTTGGGACTCAAAATCTAACAAAATGAGTGTAAAATAGGccacttttacaaaatttgttttatcaaaaccagaaatgtttttcataatattttctcaTCTAAAAGTGTACacaataaagataatttggtgaaatttgttttgaagtattaggtgaaataaaaagttctgATAAAGAGTCGGAGCAGACATCCAAAAATTTTGTTAGCCGTTTATTGGCTCAAAACAGTATCGTGTGCAATAGCTAGGCCATTCGTCGACAATCAGCAGACCAGCATGTAAGGTATGCCTTCTGGGTTCACGTTGGATAAGTTAGACGAAGgcgatcggtgactacaccgcactggcagggcctagtgaactgctacaacaactcaTTGCTTAGGAATTTAATATTAGgcagaaaaatgtttggaaCTATAGAGAAAACTATCAGACATGTTCTGTAAATCCTACGATTTCAAATCAACGCGATTTAAGAAACTtatttcgaagttttttttaacgaaaaggCAAAAAATTTGCACCAATCACGACATTACTTTCAATAAACTTACAGTTCGTGGATCACAGCTCTCATTTTGAAGTACGTGCTCAATATTTTAAAACGATGCTCAGGCGTATAGCGATCTGTTTCGCACCGCGGGTGGTACTTAGTATTTCGGATGGATCCAGATGCAGTTGAGTtttatttcatgtttattaaagAGTCGTTTTGTTGGTATATAAGAGTTAAGTTTTTGCCGTGAAAAAGCCCCTCACAACAACATCCAGActcacaacacaaataggaggaggagctcggccaaacacccaaaaataatGTACGcgaaaattgtatatatatgtatataagagtTAAGTGACTGAAACTTTCATACGATTATTCATAGATAGATCTGTGcttctccctaataccagcagtgtcttccaggcggaagtactggcaattggggaagcttgtaggctactaaacacggatttctcttttaaggccaatatcgctattctttcggatagccaagttgcaatccaggcactggaatcggctacaacaacctctaaagtggtggagcaaagtaggaatagcctcaccaccttgagtgaaaaccataaagtaaccttaatttgggtacTGGgtcaccggaacatagaaggtaacgaaaaagccccGTGTGACTCGtataacactggcacaattacgttctggatactgtagcaggttaaactcctacatatccagaatcgaccccgacataccaaacacatgtccggcatgtgaaggtaccccacacgatactaaccacttcttcacatgccccctcaaaccgactcatctaacccccctctccctctggacccaacctgtcgaaacagcatgtttcctgggcctacccctagatgagctagacgaagacgaccgatgatatgcctacacagacagggctacctatggtgttaaaacaacaacaaaaagccgatgaactggaaagagggggatctgccatgaataacgttcttgcagaatcAGTACTCACACCaataggtgcagtcaagaatgcaatttccctaaaataccttcgaatcgcagattgtaggtggagagaccagacgaaatgcaaaattagcaggacgttatggcccacctacaacctcaagcaatcgtcgacattgactaacggcagtcataactggcttctggtctatcggagaacaagccgccaaaatgggcatccctcacaacacatactgtcatagttgtaaacaaccgcagaaaaaggaaacaatcttccatttcctctgtcaatgccctgccctatggaaggacagaatgttaaccctgggcaaatcgctgttcgagagtctcgagcaactgtctggcataGACGTCAACAGCcgaataaggttcctaaaccgcacagattggatatagtcttgctgtaagtaactgttaaacaagttggtaacgaggatgtggaaacaaaatggtgtggaagcgctagttggattctggatgaatcaccactctaaccaaccgaCCATTCATAGATAAGAGTTGAAGGaacctatatatatttttttcaatcaaatcgctaatttctgaaatattttccaaGCAGCTTTTTAATCCTGATCACATCACGTAGAAATCACGCAGGACAGTTCATGACTTCTCCCCTTCACTCCTTTTCGGTATCAGCCAGTGTCTTAAGTAGTTACTACCTTTATGTTGCTAAT from Anastrepha obliqua isolate idAnaObli1 chromosome 2, idAnaObli1_1.0, whole genome shotgun sequence harbors:
- the LOC129239141 gene encoding thymosin beta, whose protein sequence is MASPALKDLPKVAENLKSQLEGFNTDKLKNASTHEKIVLPTAEDVAAEKTQQSLISGIAAFDPSNLKHTETNEKNPLPDKEAIEKEKEKNQLISGIENFDSKKLKHTETCEKNPLPTKEVIEEEKKA